The sequence TGTGCGGTGGTCTACAAAACGGCTGCATTCCACTACGCTCAAAGACTGCATGGGAGAGCGTTGGTTCGCCTGGATATAATGCTCGCCCTGTTTTTTGACCGGCGGTCATGGCGGAAGGTTCTATGCGAGTGTGGCAACGAAATGTACTGACGGGTGGATTGATCGGTCTGTGGCTGTCTGGTCTGGCCTGGGCCTTCTGGTGGTTCGAGGGGCGCTATGTGAAGACCTTTGATCGACCGGCCTTTTTCCACGGTGTGACAGTGACGCCGCCGTTTCCCACTGGTGCGGTGCAGGTGGTGCATGTCTGGCGTTCAGGCTGTCCCTGCAATGCCGGGCATCAGGACTATGTCAATGAAATGAGCGAGCGGTTCGCCGCCCAAGGCGTGCGCTTCGCCCGAGCCGGTCTGGCCGATGATCCTGGCTTGGGCGGGGTGCTCAAGGATCTTCCCTATTGGCCGATACCCGAGGCGTGGGCCAACTGGCCGGGTGCGCCGGCGGTGGCGATTTGGGATGCGACAGGTCACCTGGCCTATGTCGGCCCTTACAGTGACGGCGCGCACTGCAACAGCGACAGCAGTTTTATCGAGCCGGTGCTGGTGGCGTTGCTGCAGGGGCGCTCGGTGGCTATTACCCAGCAGGATACCGTGTCCTGTTTGTGTGATCTGTGAGCCTGAGCGTAACTCCCAAGTGTTACAGCGGGGGTGCTCAGCGGGGTGTTGATGCACCCAGACCCTTGGCCAGCAGTCGATCCAGAGCGTTGGCGAAGCTTTGCTTGTCCTTTTCGCTGAACGGTGCTGGACCGCCGCGTCCGGCCAGCCCGGCGCCGCGCAGTTCATCCATCAGGTTGCGTACGGCCAGGCGTTCGCCAATGCTGGCCTTGTCGTAGACCTGGCCGCGCGGGTTGATGGCGGTGATGCCGCGCCGTACCAGGCCGTCGGCCAGCGGAATGTCGGCGGTGACCACCAGGTCGCCGGCGTTGGCGTGTTCAATGATGTAGTGGTCGGCGGCATCGGCGCCGCCGGGCACTACGACCTGACGCATGCCGGGTGCGGGCGGCAGCCCCAGTGAACTGTTGGCCACCAGTACCAGTGCCAACTGCCGGCGTTTGGCGGCACGCATGACCACCTCGCGGATCGGGCGCGGGCAGGCGTCGGCATCTATCCACAGGGTCATGTGCGCTCCTTTAGCTGCTGAGTTCGGCTTGCAGGCTTTCCAGGGCTTCCTGGGCTTCCAGCCACTGCAGTTCCAGTTCGTCGATTTGCTGGCGACAGGCGCTCTGGTCGGCCAGCAGGGTTTTCAGCTTATCCTTGTTGTCGGCGCTGTAGATGCTGCTGTCAGCCAGCGCCTGCTCCAGCGCGTGCATCCGTTCCTGGGC is a genomic window of Halopseudomonas phragmitis containing:
- a CDS encoding DUF6436 domain-containing protein, which translates into the protein MWQRNVLTGGLIGLWLSGLAWAFWWFEGRYVKTFDRPAFFHGVTVTPPFPTGAVQVVHVWRSGCPCNAGHQDYVNEMSERFAAQGVRFARAGLADDPGLGGVLKDLPYWPIPEAWANWPGAPAVAIWDATGHLAYVGPYSDGAHCNSDSSFIEPVLVALLQGRSVAITQQDTVSCLCDL
- a CDS encoding YaiI/YqxD family protein, giving the protein MTLWIDADACPRPIREVVMRAAKRRQLALVLVANSSLGLPPAPGMRQVVVPGGADAADHYIIEHANAGDLVVTADIPLADGLVRRGITAINPRGQVYDKASIGERLAVRNLMDELRGAGLAGRGGPAPFSEKDKQSFANALDRLLAKGLGASTPR